The Musa acuminata AAA Group cultivar baxijiao chromosome BXJ1-3, Cavendish_Baxijiao_AAA, whole genome shotgun sequence genome window below encodes:
- the LOC135637573 gene encoding mitogen-activated protein kinase kinase kinase 18-like has translation MAIDEWRRGRIVGRGASATVSVAASLSSGEIFAVKSAELSSSGDLQREQRILSSLDSPYVVSYFGFEVGLCYDLFMEYAPGGSMSDEIKKRGGRLDELNIRSYTCDLLRGLAYLHSNGVVHCDLKSQNVLICSGGRAKIADFGCARREDEEDKDGGGHVQPRGTPMFMAPEVARGEEQSAPADVWALGCTVIEMATGQPPWPHASDPVSALHRIAFSVAVPEFPCWLSEDGNDFLSRCLRRDPRERWSAEQLLRHPFVASWTSNPLDYRWVSPKSTLDQGFWSALSEEEEEEDEESLEQPAEDASERMQSLLGIAPNWTWGEDWVTVRSDGRDRSVDEVTRGSEAFTDVSVTSNSEEFVFSTNHTEGSSDRAIIKANCNFNDTSLVEIAKGIKDQLALICECVRMCI, from the coding sequence ATGGCGATTGATGAGTGGCGCCGTGGCCGGATCGTAGGCCGGGGAGCCTCCGCCACCGTCTCCGTCGCCGCTTCGCTTTCGTCCGGCGAGATCTTCGCGGTCAAGTCCGCGGAGCTTTCCTCCTCCGGGGACCTGCAGAGGGAGCAGAGGATCCTGTCTTCACTCGATTCGCCCTATGTCGTCTCTTATTTTGGCTTCGAGGTTGGCCTCTGCTACGATCTCTTCATGGAGTACGCTCCTGGGGGCTCCATGTCTGACGAGATCAAGAAGCGGGGCGGTCGGCTGGACGAGCTCAACATCCGGTCCTACACGTGTGACCTCCTCCGGGGGCTGGCATACCTCCACTCGAACGGCGTCGTTCACTGTGATCTGAAGAGCCAAAACGTCTTGATTTGCTCCGGCGGGCGGGCGAAGATCGCGGACTTCGGGTGCGCGAGGCGGGAGGACGAGGAGGACAAGGATGGCGGAGGACACGTCCAACCGAGGGGCACGCCCATGTTCATGGCGCCGGAGGTCGCGCGGGGGGAGGAGCAGAGTGCCCCGGCGGACGTCTGGGCCCTGGGATGCACCGTCATCGAGATGGCCACAGGGCAGCCGCCGTGGCCGCACGCCTCGGACCCCGTCTCCGCCCTCCACCGAATCGCGTTCTCGGTGGCCGTGCCAGAGTTCCCCTGCTGGCTCTCGGAAGACGGAAATGACTTCTTGAGCAGGTGCCTGAGGAGGGATCCCAGGGAGCGGTGGTCGGCAGAGCAACTCCTCCGGCACCCATTCGTTGCGTCTTGGACCTCGAATCCCCTAGATTACCGCTGGGTTTCTCCCAAGAGCACGCTTGATCAGGGCTTCTGGTCGGCGctctcggaggaggaggaggaagaagacgaggagTCGCTCGAACAACCAGCGGAGGACGCGTCCGAGAGAATGCAGAGCTTGCTTGGCATTGCGCCCAACTGGACGTGGGGCGAGGACTGGGTGACGGTGCGAAGCGACGGCAGGGATCGCAGCGTCGACGAGGTCACCCGCGGCAGCGAGGCATTCACGGACGTGAGCGTCACGAGCAACAGCGAGGAATTCGTGTTCAGCACGAATCACACAGAGGGATCAAGTGATCGCGCTATTATTAAAGCGAATTGTAATTTTAATGATACAAGCCTTGTTGAAATAGCAAAGGGAATAAAAGACCAGCTTG